In the genome of Vanacampus margaritifer isolate UIUO_Vmar chromosome 1, RoL_Vmar_1.0, whole genome shotgun sequence, one region contains:
- the LOC144051714 gene encoding SUN domain-containing protein 3-like isoform X1 produces the protein MIRKSSRLESSGYYSSDGIPVISYKETPYRKLWTRSRAQQRPRRLAMGHPDDDTPVSSCAVLHARPARRGSGVLRLARSYIIPIFIPVLWILCEPFIRQMTGGSTPFNSLSGRGNELLEDIYGKYNELKSVLNSYEELIRKDDKAPLWGSVANYALESAGASVLCGDSSPTYKVKTWWRVSFLGLEWNFRQAVRSRVIIEGKSELNPGNCWAFAGQQGNLTVALSHPVVVTSVTLGHITKTISPTGHIPHAPKDFSVYGLESSESAGVKLGSFKYEENGSMFQNFRISVKGGVSTHVRLSVHSNWGDPTYTCLYSFKVHGRLAS, from the exons ATGATAAGAAAAAGTTCCCGCCTGGAGTCATCGGGCTACTACAGCAGTGACGGTATTCCCGTCATctcgtacaaggagacgccgtACAG GAAGCTGTGGACTCGGAGCCGCGCTCAGCAGCGCCCACGCCGGCTCGCCATGGGCCACCCCGACGACGACACGCCGGTGTCCAGCTGCGCCGTTCTGCACGCCAGACCGGCACGCCGAGGAAGCGGCGTGCTACGCTTGGCACGGAGCTACATCATCCCCATTTTCATCCCCGTCTTGTGGATCT TGTGCGAGCCATTCATTCGCCAGATGACGGGCGGCTCCACCCCCTTCAACTCG CTCTCCGGACGCGGCAACGAGCTGTTGGAGGACATTTACGGAAAGTACAATGAGCTCAAATCGGTTCTCAACAGCTACGAGGAGCTGATCCGCAAAGATGACAAGGCGCCGCTGTGGGGGAGCGTTGCCAACTACGCCCTCGAGTCGGCCG GCGCCAGCGTGCTGTGCGGCGACTCGTCGCCGACATACAAAGTCAAGACGTGGTGGCGCGTGTCCTTCCTGGGCCTGGAGTGGAACTTCCGCCAGGCCGTGCGGTCACGAGTGATCATCGAG GGCAAGTCGGAGCTGAATCCGGGCAACTGCTGGGCCTTCGCCGGCCAGCAGGGCAACCTGACGGTGGCGCTCTCGCACCCGGTGGTCGTCACCAGCGTCACCCTCGGACACATCACCAAGACCATCTCGCCCACCGGACACATCCCGCATGCGCCCAAGGACTTCTCCGTCTAC GGTCTGGAGTCTTCGGAGTCGGCGGGTGTGAAACTGGGAAGCTTCAAGTACGAGGAGAACGGGTCCATGTTCCAGAACTTCCGCATATCG GTCAAAGGTGGCGTCAGCACGCACGTGAGGCTGAGCGTGCACAGCAACTGGGGAGACCCCACCTACACGTGCCTCTACAGCTTCAAGGTGCACGGACGCTTGGCGTCCTga
- the LOC144051714 gene encoding SUN domain-containing protein 3-like isoform X2 gives MGHPDDDTPVSSCAVLHARPARRGSGVLRLARSYIIPIFIPVLWILCEPFIRQMTGGSTPFNSLSGRGNELLEDIYGKYNELKSVLNSYEELIRKDDKAPLWGSVANYALESAGASVLCGDSSPTYKVKTWWRVSFLGLEWNFRQAVRSRVIIEGKSELNPGNCWAFAGQQGNLTVALSHPVVVTSVTLGHITKTISPTGHIPHAPKDFSVYGLESSESAGVKLGSFKYEENGSMFQNFRISVKGGVSTHVRLSVHSNWGDPTYTCLYSFKVHGRLAS, from the exons ATGGGCCACCCCGACGACGACACGCCGGTGTCCAGCTGCGCCGTTCTGCACGCCAGACCGGCACGCCGAGGAAGCGGCGTGCTACGCTTGGCACGGAGCTACATCATCCCCATTTTCATCCCCGTCTTGTGGATCT TGTGCGAGCCATTCATTCGCCAGATGACGGGCGGCTCCACCCCCTTCAACTCG CTCTCCGGACGCGGCAACGAGCTGTTGGAGGACATTTACGGAAAGTACAATGAGCTCAAATCGGTTCTCAACAGCTACGAGGAGCTGATCCGCAAAGATGACAAGGCGCCGCTGTGGGGGAGCGTTGCCAACTACGCCCTCGAGTCGGCCG GCGCCAGCGTGCTGTGCGGCGACTCGTCGCCGACATACAAAGTCAAGACGTGGTGGCGCGTGTCCTTCCTGGGCCTGGAGTGGAACTTCCGCCAGGCCGTGCGGTCACGAGTGATCATCGAG GGCAAGTCGGAGCTGAATCCGGGCAACTGCTGGGCCTTCGCCGGCCAGCAGGGCAACCTGACGGTGGCGCTCTCGCACCCGGTGGTCGTCACCAGCGTCACCCTCGGACACATCACCAAGACCATCTCGCCCACCGGACACATCCCGCATGCGCCCAAGGACTTCTCCGTCTAC GGTCTGGAGTCTTCGGAGTCGGCGGGTGTGAAACTGGGAAGCTTCAAGTACGAGGAGAACGGGTCCATGTTCCAGAACTTCCGCATATCG GTCAAAGGTGGCGTCAGCACGCACGTGAGGCTGAGCGTGCACAGCAACTGGGGAGACCCCACCTACACGTGCCTCTACAGCTTCAAGGTGCACGGACGCTTGGCGTCCTga
- the hikeshi gene encoding protein Hikeshi: MFGCLVAGRLVQTDAAQVASDKFVFNLPDYENVNHVVVFMLGTVPFPAGMGGAVYFSFPDPASGVPVWQLLGFIANDKPSAIFKISGLTAGRGGAHPFGGMASAAPSVAQVGVSVEPLEQLAQQTPVTGASASTADALRLFTQKMLDSLYNFASSFAVTQAQMTPNPSETFVPSSCILKWYENFQRRMNQNPNFWKN, encoded by the coding sequence ATGTTTGGCTGCTTGGTGGCCGGCCGGCTGGTGCAGACCGACGCGGCCCAGGTGGCTTCGGACAAGTTCGTTTTCAACCTGCCGGACTACGAGAACGTGAACCACGTGGTGGTGTTCATGCTGGGCACCGTGCCGTTCCCCGCCGGCATGGGCGGCGCGGTCTACTTCTCCTTCCCGGACCCCGCGAGCGGCGTGCCAGTGTGGCAGCTGCTCGGCTTCATCGCCAACGACAAGCCGAGCGCCATCTTCAAGATCTCGGGCCTGAcggcggggcggggcggggcgcACCCCTTCGGCGGCATGGCCTCGGCCGCTCCTTCCGTGGCGCAGGTCGGCGTGTCGGTGGAGCCGCTGGAGCAGCTGGCGCAGCAGACGCCGGTGACCGGGGCGTCGGCGTCCACCGCCGACGCGCTGCGGCTGTTCACGCAGAAGATGCTGGACAGTTTGTACAACTTCGCGTCGTCGTTCGCGGTGACGCAGGCGCAGATGACGCCCAACCCCAGCGAGACCTTCGTGCCGTCCAGCTGCATCCTCAAGTGGTACGAAAACTTCCAGAGGCGCATGAACCAGAACCCCAACTTTTGGAAGAACTGA